A single genomic interval of Streptomyces sp. BA2 harbors:
- a CDS encoding M20/M25/M40 family metallo-hydrolase, whose protein sequence is MSESSRADRAGDADRSRAVTGEDEVVDLCRDLIRIDTSNYGDHSGPGERKAAEYVAEKLAEVGLEPQIFESHPGRASTVARIEGEDRSRPALLIHGHTDVVPANAQDWTHHPFSGEIADGCVWGRGAVDMKDMDAMTLAVVRERMRTGRKPPRDIVLSFMADEEAGGTYGARYLVDNHPELFEGVTEAISEVGGFSFQVNEDLRLYLIETAQKGMHWMKLTVDGTAGHGSMIHKDNAITELSEAVGRLGRHKFPVRVTKTLRHFLDELGDALGTELDPENMDETLAKLGGIAKLIGASLQNTANPTQLGAGYKVNVIPGQATAHVDGRFLPGYEEEFLADLDRLLGPKVKRTDVHADKALETTFDGALVDAMQTALQAEDPIARAVPYMLSAGTDAKSFDDLGIRGFGFAPLKLPPELDFAGMFHGVDERVPVDGLKFGVRVLDRFIDAS, encoded by the coding sequence GTGAGCGAGTCGAGCAGGGCCGACAGGGCGGGCGACGCGGACCGGTCGCGGGCCGTCACCGGTGAGGACGAGGTCGTCGATCTCTGCCGCGATCTGATCCGCATCGACACGAGCAACTACGGTGATCACTCGGGCCCGGGGGAGCGCAAGGCCGCCGAGTACGTCGCGGAGAAGCTCGCCGAGGTGGGACTGGAGCCGCAGATCTTCGAGTCGCACCCCGGCCGCGCCTCCACGGTGGCCCGCATCGAGGGCGAGGACCGCTCCCGGCCCGCGCTGCTCATCCACGGCCACACCGACGTCGTACCGGCCAACGCCCAGGACTGGACGCACCACCCCTTCTCCGGGGAGATCGCGGACGGCTGCGTGTGGGGCCGCGGCGCCGTCGACATGAAGGACATGGACGCGATGACCCTCGCGGTCGTCCGGGAACGCATGCGCACCGGCCGCAAGCCCCCGCGCGACATCGTGCTGTCCTTCATGGCCGACGAGGAGGCGGGCGGCACGTACGGCGCGCGTTACCTCGTCGACAACCACCCGGAGCTCTTCGAGGGCGTCACGGAGGCCATCAGCGAGGTCGGCGGCTTCTCCTTCCAGGTCAACGAAGACCTGCGGCTCTACCTCATCGAGACGGCCCAGAAGGGCATGCACTGGATGAAGCTGACCGTGGACGGCACCGCGGGCCACGGTTCGATGATCCACAAGGACAATGCCATCACCGAACTGTCCGAGGCCGTGGGCCGGCTCGGGCGGCACAAGTTCCCGGTGCGCGTGACCAAGACGCTGCGGCACTTCCTGGACGAGCTCGGCGACGCCCTCGGCACCGAGCTCGACCCCGAGAACATGGACGAGACGCTCGCCAAGCTCGGCGGCATCGCCAAGCTCATCGGCGCGTCCCTGCAGAACACCGCCAACCCCACCCAGCTGGGCGCGGGCTACAAGGTCAACGTCATCCCGGGACAGGCGACGGCGCACGTCGACGGCCGCTTCCTGCCGGGGTACGAGGAGGAGTTCCTCGCCGACCTGGACCGGCTCCTCGGCCCGAAGGTGAAGCGGACGGACGTGCACGCGGACAAGGCCCTGGAGACCACCTTCGACGGCGCGCTCGTCGACGCCATGCAGACGGCGCTCCAGGCCGAGGACCCGATCGCCCGCGCCGTGCCGTACATGCTCTCCGCCGGCACCGACGCCAAGTCCTTCGACGACCTCGGCATTCGCGGCTTCGGCTTCGCGCCGCTGAAGCTGCCGCCGGAGCTGGACTTCGCGGGCATGTTCCACGGTGTGGACGAGCGGGTGCCGGTGGACGGCCTGAAGTTCGGGGTGCGCGTGCTCGACCGGTTCATCGACGCGTCCTGA
- a CDS encoding roadblock/LC7 domain-containing protein — protein sequence MTQHESDVSWALRDLTESIQEIRFALVASSDGKAITSYGAEDPDDVDRFAAVVAGLQALAQPVADQFPRYGGQLRLAMIEVDGGHLFVVRAGVETYLGVLAREGLDQGLLGHQMRDLSRRMGELLGTSPRQEEHPG from the coding sequence ATGACGCAACACGAATCCGACGTGAGCTGGGCGCTCCGCGATCTGACCGAGAGCATCCAGGAGATCCGCTTCGCCCTCGTCGCGTCGAGCGACGGCAAGGCCATCACCTCGTACGGAGCCGAAGACCCGGACGACGTGGACCGCTTCGCCGCCGTGGTCGCGGGCCTGCAGGCGCTCGCCCAGCCGGTGGCCGACCAATTCCCGCGGTACGGCGGCCAGTTGCGCCTGGCGATGATCGAGGTCGACGGCGGGCACCTGTTCGTGGTGCGGGCCGGAGTGGAGACGTACCTCGGGGTCCTCGCCAGGGAAGGGCTCGACCAGGGGCTGCTCGGGCACCAGATGAGGGATCTGTCCCGCAGGATGGGTGAGCTCCTCGGCACCTCTCCGCGGCAGGAGGAGCACCCTGGATGA
- a CDS encoding DUF742 domain-containing protein has protein sequence MSGPHRSGPPRPTDPSGLERYYVLTGGRSGPGGPAVGLDVATLIVSRSAPAAAPVPGMQREHEDIVRWCRDPLSVAELSAHLGLPFNILAVLVADLLEAGQVDARDPIPASTPGQGADIALLEEVLSGLQRL, from the coding sequence ATGAGCGGCCCCCACCGGTCCGGCCCCCCACGGCCCACCGACCCGTCAGGGCTCGAGCGCTACTACGTGCTCACCGGCGGTCGCAGTGGTCCCGGGGGGCCGGCCGTCGGCCTCGACGTGGCAACCCTCATCGTCTCCCGCTCCGCCCCCGCGGCCGCACCCGTGCCCGGCATGCAGCGCGAGCACGAGGACATCGTGCGCTGGTGCCGCGACCCCCTGTCGGTGGCCGAGTTGAGCGCCCACCTCGGACTGCCGTTCAACATTCTTGCTGTGCTCGTGGCCGACCTGTTGGAAGCAGGCCAGGTGGACGCCCGTGACCCCATCCCGGCGTCCACGCCCGGCCAAGGAGCGGACATCGCGCTCCTGGAGGAGGTACTCAGTGGACTTCAAAGGCTTTGA
- a CDS encoding lipase family protein, translating into MRDHHAKAPSFTDLRPYKTSTDTGPGPDFPVYPDLVERLVEAKAQPDPEGVVPHALAICSAYAYAGSAEEADAATLSMIMARLGLEENDCRVFEQRVGAMYIASAAYLIQDKDRRVVILCYRGTQPEDIISILTDADVRPETLRVDLGGERYDVHAGFYRNMRASRYLVMQALERALRGESVNPDEQGTVGDGMEALYITGHSLGGAMAALMGVVLVHEPRYAAVAERLKAVYTFGQPMLGGPELARACHAACDPRGVHVLRDRLIRYIFDRDVVPALPPRPVGPYAPFGREFHYRRRRSVVDGAVSLTADAMIEALSLPGDLLGGRLPAMAGRRAKSVGRALAELARGPGREHGWIEVRDPAPHYPQMDSLAGLAVVAPLAFFAARLALTRNVPFTYSFEDHGPGHYVNALAPPGVMSEFGDIR; encoded by the coding sequence ATGCGGGACCACCACGCCAAGGCTCCGTCGTTCACCGACCTGCGCCCGTACAAGACCAGTACCGACACCGGCCCCGGCCCGGACTTCCCGGTCTATCCCGACCTGGTGGAGCGGCTGGTGGAGGCCAAGGCCCAGCCCGATCCGGAGGGCGTGGTCCCGCACGCCCTTGCGATCTGCTCGGCGTACGCCTACGCCGGGTCCGCCGAGGAGGCCGACGCGGCGACGTTGTCCATGATCATGGCGCGGCTCGGCCTTGAGGAGAACGACTGCCGGGTCTTCGAGCAGCGGGTGGGCGCGATGTACATCGCGTCGGCGGCGTACCTCATCCAGGACAAGGACCGGCGGGTGGTGATCCTCTGCTACCGCGGCACGCAGCCCGAGGACATCATCAGCATCCTCACCGACGCCGACGTACGGCCCGAGACGCTCCGCGTGGACCTCGGCGGGGAGCGGTACGACGTCCACGCGGGCTTCTACCGCAACATGAGGGCTTCCCGGTACCTGGTCATGCAGGCCCTGGAGCGTGCGCTGCGCGGCGAGTCGGTCAACCCCGACGAACAGGGCACGGTGGGCGACGGGATGGAGGCGCTCTACATCACCGGGCACAGTCTCGGCGGTGCGATGGCGGCGCTGATGGGCGTCGTGCTGGTCCACGAGCCGCGCTACGCCGCCGTCGCGGAACGCCTGAAGGCCGTCTACACCTTCGGCCAACCCATGCTGGGCGGGCCCGAGTTGGCCCGCGCCTGCCACGCGGCCTGTGATCCGCGGGGCGTCCACGTGCTGCGCGACCGGCTCATCCGCTACATCTTCGACCGCGATGTCGTGCCCGCGCTGCCGCCGCGCCCGGTCGGGCCGTACGCACCCTTCGGCCGCGAGTTCCACTACCGGCGCAGGCGGAGCGTGGTCGACGGCGCCGTCTCGCTCACGGCCGACGCGATGATCGAGGCGCTGTCCCTGCCGGGCGATCTGCTCGGGGGGCGGCTGCCTGCCATGGCGGGGCGCAGGGCGAAGTCGGTGGGGCGGGCCCTGGCCGAGCTGGCGCGGGGGCCCGGCCGTGAGCACGGCTGGATCGAGGTGCGGGACCCGGCGCCGCACTACCCGCAGATGGACAGCCTCGCGGGGCTCGCGGTGGTGGCACCGCTCGCGTTCTTCGCGGCCCGGCTCGCGCTGACGCGGAACGTCCCGTTCACGTACTCCTTCGAGGACCACGGGCCGGGGCACTACGTGAACGCGCTGGCGCCGCCGGGGGTCATGAGCGAGTTCGGGGACATCCGGTGA
- a CDS encoding ATP/GTP-binding protein produces the protein MDFKGFDRPDQTTSAGSLPARSRSVKVMIAGGFGTGKTTMVRSVSDIKPLTTEETLTRASVDVDHLIGVAEKNETTVSLDFGRIGLNDELVLYLFGTPGQERFWFLWNGLFKGALGAVVLVDTRRLASSFRAIEEMEQQGVPFVIALNVFPDSQDHPVDEIRDALDIPAHIPVVACDARDRESSRDVLIALIRHLKEHAAPALEAAR, from the coding sequence GTGGACTTCAAAGGCTTTGACCGACCGGACCAGACGACGTCGGCGGGCTCCCTGCCCGCCCGGAGCCGCTCGGTCAAGGTGATGATCGCCGGGGGCTTCGGCACCGGCAAGACCACCATGGTCCGCTCCGTGAGCGACATCAAACCGCTGACCACAGAGGAGACCCTCACCCGGGCCAGCGTCGACGTCGACCACCTCATCGGGGTGGCCGAGAAGAACGAGACCACCGTCAGCCTCGACTTCGGACGGATCGGCCTGAACGACGAGCTCGTGCTGTATCTGTTCGGCACGCCGGGCCAGGAACGCTTCTGGTTCCTCTGGAACGGCCTGTTCAAGGGCGCCCTGGGGGCCGTCGTCCTGGTGGACACGCGGCGCCTGGCGTCCAGCTTCCGGGCGATCGAGGAGATGGAGCAGCAGGGCGTGCCCTTCGTCATCGCCCTCAACGTCTTCCCGGACTCCCAGGACCATCCCGTCGACGAGATACGGGACGCCCTGGACATCCCCGCGCACATACCGGTCGTCGCCTGCGACGCCAGGGACCGGGAGTCGAGCCGCGATGTGCTCATCGCCCTGATCCGCCACCTCAAGGAGCACGCGGCCCCCGCACTGGAAGCCGCCCGCTGA
- a CDS encoding YchJ family protein, which produces MSRRAPSTPSCPCGHPQPYEKCCGRLHKGEAVAAVPEELMRSRYCAFAVKDEAYLLRTWHPRTRPPRVEFDPGLRWVGLEILDTADGTAFHTTGTVEFRARYTDGGRKEALHERSRFERLDGAWVYVDGAFID; this is translated from the coding sequence ATGTCCCGACGTGCTCCCAGTACCCCGTCCTGCCCCTGCGGCCACCCCCAGCCGTACGAGAAGTGCTGCGGCAGGCTGCACAAGGGCGAGGCCGTGGCCGCCGTGCCCGAGGAGCTGATGCGCTCCCGCTACTGCGCCTTCGCCGTCAAGGACGAGGCCTACCTCCTGCGCACCTGGCACCCGCGCACCAGGCCGCCCCGCGTGGAGTTCGACCCGGGGCTCCGCTGGGTCGGCCTGGAGATCCTGGACACGGCGGACGGCACCGCGTTCCACACCACCGGCACGGTCGAGTTCCGGGCCCGCTACACCGACGGGGGCCGCAAGGAGGCCCTCCACGAGCGGAGCCGTTTCGAGCGGCTCGACGGGGCCTGGGTGTACGTCGACGGGGCCTTCATCGACTAG
- a CDS encoding sensor histidine kinase, whose translation MELATPPSAAARAPAAWYSWWLLPAGLGAGSVATLAAGSDPARIPAAVAALAAAAAAAACVRLLLRTRQELRRAADDARTAQLNHSQQWQQHVAVIERRHEDERAAYEAHQMDEAKAWQWRLDRQQALVARLADEFLPAAFEGLRGGEAIEDVLPRALDQETEISPEFRLELRKVLRTGLIAVEEEFNRSTSAEQAVISIGSRIHVLTGKIRGRLHEMQGEHGGTPAVAQGLMELDQAIGPADCLAASIGVLGGTDRPGRQWQEPQRLLSVVRGGIGRIKDFDRVQLRQLPELGVDGGLVDHLTLIFAHLLDNAARYSPPTEPVVVSGKEVPNGVGIEIQDAGKGLTDEKKQQALQALDGVADGPGIGGLSEDAHLGLRVVGTLARKHGIRVAFADSPWLGTSVVVVVPHKYFSRLPPAPVTTPAQARRQAPAVETAPRSRPAVASAAQQVRAAEDVTPGGLPRRRSKRTDSPGRAGARPETTKDTPAPPAAPPDASFTGMAAFATAGRETEEPRTEESD comes from the coding sequence ATGGAACTTGCCACGCCGCCGTCGGCGGCTGCCCGGGCGCCCGCGGCCTGGTACAGCTGGTGGCTGTTACCGGCCGGCCTCGGTGCGGGCAGCGTCGCCACCCTGGCCGCCGGCTCCGACCCGGCCCGAATACCCGCCGCGGTCGCGGCCCTCGCGGCAGCCGCGGCCGCCGCCGCGTGCGTCCGCCTCCTGTTACGCACGCGACAGGAGCTGCGTCGCGCGGCCGACGACGCCCGCACCGCCCAGCTGAACCACTCCCAGCAGTGGCAGCAGCACGTCGCCGTCATCGAGCGGCGGCACGAGGACGAACGCGCCGCCTACGAAGCTCACCAGATGGACGAGGCCAAGGCGTGGCAGTGGCGGCTCGACCGGCAGCAGGCCCTGGTCGCCCGCCTGGCCGACGAATTCCTGCCCGCGGCCTTCGAAGGCTTGCGCGGCGGTGAGGCGATCGAGGACGTCCTGCCGCGCGCGCTCGACCAGGAGACCGAGATCTCACCGGAGTTCAGGCTCGAACTGCGCAAGGTCCTGCGGACCGGCCTGATCGCCGTCGAAGAGGAGTTCAACCGCAGCACCTCCGCCGAGCAGGCCGTGATCAGCATCGGCAGCCGGATCCACGTGCTCACCGGAAAGATCCGCGGCCGACTGCACGAGATGCAGGGCGAGCACGGCGGTACCCCCGCCGTCGCCCAGGGCCTGATGGAGCTCGACCAGGCGATCGGCCCCGCGGACTGTCTGGCCGCGAGCATCGGCGTGCTCGGCGGCACGGACCGGCCCGGCCGCCAGTGGCAGGAGCCGCAGCGCCTGCTCAGCGTCGTACGCGGCGGCATCGGCCGCATCAAGGACTTCGACCGGGTCCAGCTGCGCCAGTTGCCCGAACTCGGCGTCGACGGCGGCCTGGTGGACCACCTCACGCTGATCTTCGCCCACCTCCTTGACAACGCGGCGCGCTACTCGCCGCCCACCGAGCCGGTCGTCGTGTCCGGCAAGGAGGTGCCCAACGGCGTCGGCATCGAGATCCAGGACGCGGGCAAGGGCCTGACCGACGAGAAGAAGCAGCAGGCGCTGCAGGCACTCGACGGCGTCGCGGACGGCCCCGGCATCGGCGGCCTCTCGGAGGACGCGCACCTGGGCCTGCGCGTCGTCGGCACCCTCGCCCGCAAGCACGGGATCAGGGTCGCCTTCGCCGACTCGCCCTGGCTCGGCACCTCGGTGGTCGTCGTCGTGCCGCACAAGTACTTCAGCCGGCTGCCACCCGCCCCCGTGACGACGCCGGCCCAGGCGCGGAGGCAGGCACCCGCCGTGGAGACGGCTCCCCGGTCCCGGCCGGCCGTCGCGTCCGCCGCCCAGCAGGTGCGGGCCGCCGAGGACGTCACGCCCGGCGGTCTGCCCCGGCGCAGGAGCAAGCGCACCGACTCCCCGGGGAGGGCGGGAGCAAGGCCGGAGACCACGAAAGACACTCCCGCGCCGCCCGCGGCGCCGCCCGACGCGTCCTTCACCGGCATGGCGGCCTTCGCCACCGCCGGCCGAGAGACCGAAGAGCCCCGCACCGAAGAGAGCGACTAG
- a CDS encoding peroxidase family protein, translating into MVDTAGQYEQTYERYVGGSPEAERRLFERLAREIMKVQAKNRRTSGAGSLARTQHAKPALGVENARLTFHEDLPEALRSGFARPGADYAATVRLSNASGTRQPDAAADLRGVAVRVTVSEEESHDLLATNFPVSHARDAREFVAFAKAMAGANSTLEKAFGLFVKLPLAVGLSTATRMRRNIQAATRQKVNSLARETYWSRGAILWGEAGPVRYLLRPVVGSAPEPKPERRDPGFLHRELAHRLVTSDVAFDLCVQRYVDEQRTPIEDGSVEWKDTITPAVPVGRLTIPRQDLTTAEAQAAAGRVEELAFNPWYTTDEFRPLGNLNRARKAAYEASAAHRQGLRFSTPEPLRNTVLGIPVGRFFAAVNRYVPWHRLPLEASLLNLVFLRKALRRLNLIDTDVHEAPPKAVRVPAPVDERLRTARSYDGKHNDLSAPSMGAVGAAFGRNLKPDYRPDLFDTPNPVTVSRQLLQRDTFVPATSLNILAAAWIQFQVHDWVNHGRYPFGTKTVEVPLPPGSTWHNTPGGPPENVMRFAENEGIQLPGNQPPILFANTASHWWDGSEVYGADEQTAKFLREPDGSANLRLEEGHLPIGQNGIPLTGFNESWWLGLSAMHTLFAREHNAVCAAMRREYPAMSEDSIYHAARLVVSALIAKIHTVEWTPAILATEAIDLGLHTNWEGPPDNWLNKLGLWLLESHSLTGIPKTLPDHHAAPYSLTEDFVTVYRMHPLIPDDYVMREHHFGQRLESLTFQDIQGGAAEAAIRKTGLADTLYSLGIAHPGAITLNNFPRALQRFERDGEIIDLSVVDLVRTRRRGVPRYNDFRAGLHKPRIRRFEDLSQDPETVARLKDVYSSVDEIDTVVGLFAENPPTGFGFSDTAFRIFILMATRRLQSDRFLTVDYRPEIYTPLGIEWVEKSGMKSVIQRHAPELAGLLPRDASAFAPWRQVKPVRDGDSDASD; encoded by the coding sequence ATGGTCGACACCGCCGGACAGTACGAGCAGACCTACGAGCGATACGTGGGCGGCAGCCCCGAGGCGGAGCGCCGCCTCTTCGAGCGCCTGGCCCGCGAGATCATGAAGGTCCAGGCGAAGAACCGGCGCACCAGCGGCGCCGGTTCTCTCGCGCGCACCCAGCACGCGAAACCCGCGCTCGGTGTGGAGAACGCCCGCCTCACCTTCCACGAAGACCTGCCCGAGGCCCTGCGCAGCGGCTTCGCCAGGCCCGGCGCCGACTACGCGGCGACCGTGCGGCTCTCCAACGCCAGCGGCACCCGGCAGCCCGACGCCGCGGCCGACCTGCGCGGCGTGGCCGTGCGCGTGACGGTGTCGGAGGAGGAGAGCCACGACCTGCTCGCCACCAACTTCCCGGTGTCGCACGCCCGCGACGCCCGCGAGTTCGTCGCCTTCGCCAAGGCCATGGCGGGCGCGAACAGCACGCTGGAGAAGGCCTTCGGCCTGTTCGTGAAGCTCCCGCTGGCCGTCGGGCTCTCCACCGCGACCCGGATGCGGCGCAACATCCAGGCCGCCACCCGGCAAAAGGTCAACAGCCTCGCCAGGGAGACGTACTGGAGCCGCGGCGCCATCCTCTGGGGCGAGGCGGGCCCCGTCCGCTACCTCCTGCGCCCCGTGGTGGGCAGCGCCCCCGAGCCGAAGCCCGAGCGCCGCGACCCCGGCTTCCTGCACCGCGAACTGGCGCACCGCCTCGTCACGTCGGACGTCGCCTTCGACCTGTGCGTCCAGCGGTACGTGGACGAGCAGCGCACGCCCATCGAGGACGGCTCCGTGGAGTGGAAGGACACCATCACGCCCGCGGTGCCCGTCGGACGCCTCACCATTCCGCGCCAGGACCTCACCACCGCCGAGGCACAGGCGGCGGCGGGACGGGTCGAGGAGCTCGCCTTCAACCCCTGGTACACGACCGACGAGTTCCGCCCACTCGGCAATCTCAACCGCGCCCGCAAGGCCGCGTACGAAGCGAGCGCCGCCCACCGTCAGGGCCTGCGCTTCAGCACCCCGGAGCCGCTGCGCAACACGGTGCTCGGCATCCCCGTCGGCCGGTTCTTCGCCGCGGTCAACCGCTATGTTCCGTGGCACAGGCTGCCGTTGGAGGCGAGCCTGCTGAACCTGGTCTTCCTGCGCAAGGCGCTCCGGCGCCTCAACCTCATCGACACCGACGTCCACGAGGCCCCGCCGAAGGCCGTCCGTGTTCCGGCGCCGGTCGACGAGCGGCTGCGCACGGCCCGGTCGTACGACGGGAAGCACAACGACCTCTCCGCGCCCTCCATGGGAGCCGTGGGCGCCGCCTTCGGACGCAACCTGAAGCCGGACTACCGGCCCGACCTCTTCGACACCCCGAACCCGGTCACCGTCAGCCGCCAACTCCTGCAGCGCGACACCTTCGTGCCGGCGACCTCGCTCAACATCCTGGCCGCCGCCTGGATCCAGTTCCAGGTCCATGACTGGGTCAACCACGGCCGCTACCCGTTCGGCACCAAGACCGTCGAGGTCCCGCTGCCGCCCGGCAGCACCTGGCACAACACCCCCGGCGGGCCGCCCGAGAACGTGATGCGCTTCGCCGAGAACGAGGGCATCCAGCTCCCCGGCAACCAGCCCCCGATCCTCTTCGCCAACACCGCGTCCCACTGGTGGGACGGCTCCGAGGTGTACGGCGCGGACGAGCAGACCGCGAAGTTCCTGCGCGAGCCCGACGGGAGCGCGAACCTGCGCCTGGAGGAAGGCCATCTGCCCATCGGCCAGAACGGCATCCCGCTCACCGGCTTCAACGAGAGCTGGTGGCTCGGCCTCAGCGCCATGCACACGCTCTTCGCCCGCGAACACAACGCGGTCTGCGCGGCCATGCGCCGCGAGTACCCGGCGATGAGCGAGGACAGCATCTACCACGCGGCGCGCCTGGTCGTCTCCGCCCTCATCGCCAAGATCCACACGGTGGAGTGGACCCCGGCGATCCTCGCCACCGAGGCCATCGACCTCGGCCTGCACACCAACTGGGAGGGCCCGCCGGACAATTGGCTCAACAAGCTGGGCCTGTGGCTCCTGGAGTCCCACTCGCTGACCGGCATCCCCAAGACGCTGCCGGACCACCACGCGGCGCCGTACTCCCTCACCGAGGACTTCGTCACCGTCTACCGCATGCACCCGCTGATCCCCGACGACTACGTGATGCGCGAGCACCACTTCGGACAGCGTCTGGAGAGCCTGACCTTCCAGGACATCCAGGGCGGCGCGGCGGAGGCCGCCATCCGCAAGACGGGCCTGGCCGACACCCTCTACTCGCTGGGCATCGCCCACCCCGGCGCGATCACCCTGAACAACTTCCCGCGCGCGCTGCAGCGCTTCGAGCGCGACGGCGAGATCATCGACCTGTCGGTCGTCGACCTCGTCCGCACCCGCAGGCGGGGCGTGCCGCGCTACAACGACTTCCGCGCGGGCCTGCACAAGCCGCGCATCCGCCGCTTCGAGGACCTGAGCCAGGACCCCGAGACCGTCGCGCGCCTCAAGGACGTCTACAGCTCGGTCGACGAGATCGACACCGTGGTCGGCCTGTTCGCCGAGAACCCGCCGACCGGCTTCGGGTTCAGCGACACGGCCTTCCGCATCTTCATCCTGATGGCGACGCGGCGCCTGCAGAGCGACCGCTTCCTGACCGTCGACTACCGCCCCGAGATCTACACGCCGCTCGGCATCGAATGGGTCGAGAAGAGCGGCATGAAGTCCGTGATCCAGCGGCACGCCCCGGAACTCGCCGGTCTGCTGCCCCGCGACGCGAGCGCGTTCGCGCCGTGGCGACAGGTCAAGCCGGTTCGGGACGGAGACAGCGATGCCTCCGACTGA
- a CDS encoding FadR/GntR family transcriptional regulator, with amino-acid sequence MTDQARGLHARVLESLGPAITGGEYPPGSVLRTDELAQRFEVSRSVVREAVRVLESMHLVESRRRVGVTVRPTEEWNVYDPQVIRWRLAGADRPRQLRSLTVLRSAIEPAAAGLAAQHATPEQCAALTECALGMVATSRGQQLEGYLFHDINFHRIVLKASGNEMFARLGDVVAEVLAGRTHHQVMFEDPDPAAVTLHVRLAEAVREGDAARAEELTREIAVGALHELDILAP; translated from the coding sequence ATGACCGATCAGGCCCGTGGGCTGCACGCTCGCGTACTGGAAAGCCTCGGGCCCGCCATCACCGGCGGCGAGTACCCGCCGGGCAGCGTGTTGCGCACGGACGAGCTGGCCCAGCGCTTCGAGGTGTCACGTTCCGTCGTACGAGAAGCGGTGCGGGTCCTGGAGTCGATGCACCTCGTCGAGTCCCGGCGCCGGGTCGGCGTGACCGTGCGGCCCACCGAGGAGTGGAACGTCTACGACCCCCAGGTCATCCGGTGGCGTCTGGCCGGCGCCGACCGGCCGCGCCAGCTGCGCTCGCTCACGGTCCTGCGCTCGGCGATCGAACCGGCCGCCGCCGGCCTCGCCGCCCAGCACGCCACCCCCGAGCAGTGCGCGGCCCTCACCGAGTGCGCCCTCGGCATGGTCGCCACCTCGCGGGGCCAGCAGCTGGAGGGCTACCTCTTCCACGACATCAACTTCCACCGCATCGTCCTGAAGGCGTCGGGCAACGAGATGTTCGCCCGCCTCGGTGACGTCGTCGCGGAGGTCCTCGCGGGCCGCACCCACCACCAGGTGATGTTCGAGGACCCGGACCCTGCGGCCGTCACCCTGCACGTCAGGCTCGCGGAGGCGGTGCGCGAGGGCGACGCGGCGCGTGCCGAGGAGCTGACACGGGAGATCGCGGTGGGGGCGCTGCACGAGCTGGACATTCTTGCCCCCTAG
- a CDS encoding gluconokinase has translation MSTPHVVVVMGVAGTGKTTIGPLLAAQLGVPYAEGDDFHPPANIAKMSAGTPLTDDDRWPWLDAIGAWAHGRAGLGGVVSSSALKRGYRDRLRAAAPGIVFVHLTGDRALIEDRMSHRQGHFMPTALLDSQFATLQPLGADEAGVAVDVTGSPEEISERAFEALGRLDQ, from the coding sequence ATGAGCACCCCCCACGTCGTCGTGGTCATGGGCGTGGCAGGAACCGGCAAGACAACGATCGGCCCCCTGCTCGCGGCACAGCTCGGCGTTCCCTACGCCGAGGGCGACGACTTCCACCCCCCGGCGAACATCGCCAAGATGTCGGCCGGGACCCCGCTGACCGACGACGACCGCTGGCCGTGGCTCGATGCCATCGGTGCCTGGGCCCACGGCAGGGCCGGGCTCGGCGGTGTGGTCAGCAGCTCGGCGCTGAAGCGCGGCTATCGCGATCGCTTGCGGGCCGCCGCCCCCGGCATCGTCTTCGTCCACCTCACCGGTGACCGGGCCCTCATCGAGGACCGGATGTCCCACCGGCAGGGCCACTTCATGCCAACGGCCCTGCTCGACTCGCAGTTCGCCACGCTGCAGCCGCTCGGCGCGGACGAGGCGGGCGTCGCGGTCGACGTCACCGGCAGTCCGGAAGAGATCAGCGAGCGGGCCTTCGAGGCGCTCGGCCGGCTCGACCAGTAG